One Sphingomicrobium marinum genomic window carries:
- the lptC gene encoding LPS export ABC transporter periplasmic protein LptC produces MSRQADRERAQKRGWAEPGGRFDTVIKFAKIALPAMGILLLFALLLAPLAKDSEVSFILDKEEVDQADERLRVEKARYRGEDNKGQPFEIVADRAIQETSAEQVVQIQGMSAALMMDSGDLRVTAPRGRYDIEAEEILVDGPLRVRGPDGYRLDTRDVRIDLDTRTLESRAGVEGAMRLGRFEAGRLEADLDARTVTLSGGARLKIEQGAVR; encoded by the coding sequence GTGAGCCGGCAGGCAGATCGAGAACGCGCGCAAAAAAGAGGCTGGGCCGAACCCGGCGGCCGTTTCGACACGGTCATCAAGTTCGCCAAGATCGCGCTGCCGGCGATGGGCATCCTGCTATTGTTCGCACTGTTGCTGGCACCGCTCGCCAAGGACAGCGAAGTCAGCTTCATCCTCGACAAGGAAGAAGTCGACCAGGCCGATGAACGGCTGCGTGTCGAAAAGGCGCGCTATCGCGGCGAAGACAATAAGGGCCAGCCGTTCGAAATCGTCGCCGATCGCGCCATCCAGGAGACCAGCGCCGAGCAAGTGGTGCAGATCCAGGGCATGTCGGCGGCGCTCATGATGGACAGCGGCGACCTGCGCGTCACGGCGCCGCGCGGGCGTTATGACATCGAGGCCGAGGAGATCCTCGTCGACGGGCCGCTGCGTGTTCGCGGGCCCGATGGCTACCGTCTCGATACGCGCGACGTGCGCATCGATCTCGATACGCGGACTCTGGAAAGCCGGGCCGGCGTCGAAGGCGCGATGCGCTTGGGTCGCTTCGAAGCGGGGCGGCTGGAGGCCGATCTCGATGCCCGCACCGTCACACTTTCGGGCGGCGCACGCTTGAAAATCGAGCAAGGGGCGGTCAGATAA
- a CDS encoding ribonuclease D, with protein MAVHFHEEDLPADVTFKDGPIAVDTEAMGLHPGRDRLCLVQLSDGGADEHLVRFGPDSDYAAPNLKQLLGDPNRLKLYHFARFDIAIMQHYLGIMAAPLYCTRTASRLVRTYTDRHGLKELVKEMLGGDISKQQQSSDWGGPELSDAQREYAASDVRFLHRLKDEFDKRLAREGRTELAQACFDFLPTRARLDLAGWDETDIFAHS; from the coding sequence ATGGCGGTTCATTTTCACGAGGAAGATCTGCCCGCCGACGTGACCTTCAAAGACGGTCCGATCGCGGTAGATACAGAGGCAATGGGCCTCCATCCGGGGCGTGATCGCCTGTGTCTGGTGCAGCTTTCCGACGGCGGGGCGGACGAGCATCTCGTGCGCTTCGGTCCTGACAGCGATTATGCCGCGCCCAACCTGAAACAGCTGCTGGGCGACCCGAATCGGCTGAAGCTCTATCACTTCGCGCGATTCGATATCGCGATCATGCAGCATTATCTCGGCATTATGGCGGCGCCGCTTTACTGCACCCGCACCGCCAGCCGCCTCGTCCGGACCTATACCGATCGCCACGGCCTCAAGGAGCTGGTGAAAGAGATGCTGGGCGGCGACATCAGCAAGCAGCAGCAGTCGAGCGACTGGGGTGGCCCCGAATTGTCCGACGCGCAGCGCGAATATGCGGCGAGCGACGTGCGCTTCCTGCATCGTTTGAAGGACGAATTCGACAAGCGCCTCGCACGCGAAGGTCGCACCGAACTCGCGCAGGCCTGCTTCGACTTTTTGCCGACCCGCGCTCGCCTCGATCTGGCGGGCTGGGACGAAACCGACATCTTCGCGCACAGCTAG
- a CDS encoding LptA/OstA family protein yields the protein MHAKMLFAVALVGLAAAASAQNQGRSSVLGGHDINAPVNVAADRVEVQDRNDRALFVGNVVVRQGSLTLSTARLRLAYSSNAGLEIDRLDASGGVTVRSGDETARSDFAVYDLDRRIITMIGDVRLTQSRNTIQGSRLTIDLESGRAVMDGGPRGVEGSGGRVTGTFTVPQRTD from the coding sequence ATGCATGCCAAGATGCTCTTCGCTGTCGCCCTCGTCGGCCTTGCTGCTGCGGCTTCCGCGCAGAACCAGGGGCGCAGCTCGGTGCTTGGCGGGCACGACATCAATGCCCCCGTCAATGTCGCCGCCGACCGCGTCGAAGTGCAGGACCGCAACGATCGCGCGCTATTCGTCGGCAACGTGGTGGTTCGCCAGGGCTCGCTCACGCTGAGCACGGCGCGGCTCCGATTGGCCTATTCGAGCAATGCAGGGCTAGAAATCGACCGGCTCGATGCGTCGGGCGGCGTGACGGTGCGTTCGGGCGACGAGACCGCGCGCTCCGATTTTGCCGTCTACGACCTCGACCGGCGTATCATCACCATGATCGGCGACGTGCGTTTGACCCAGTCGCGCAACACCATCCAGGGGTCGCGCCTCACCATCGACCTTGAAAGCGGTCGTGCCGTGATGGACGGCGGTCCGCGCGGGGTCGAAGGCAGCGGTGGCCGTGTGACCGGCACCTTTACCGTTCCGCAGCGCACAGACTGA